In one Deinococcus psychrotolerans genomic region, the following are encoded:
- a CDS encoding cysteine desulfurase-like protein: MTTLPVPVSPTVSPLEPHLGFIRSQFPALDSPWAFFDNAGGSQVLRGVAERVSEYLTGTSVQLGASYAVSQEASARVAAGVQAAAHFVNAADPREVVLGGSSTQLVANLASSMGEFLKAGDEIIITDTDHEANVGAWTRLESRGIKTKIWKIDTQTLQLDLNTLGTLMTDRTRLVCFTHVSNVLGTINPVPEITRFVHQRGAKVFVDGVAYAPHRMVDVQAWDVDYYLFSWYKVYGPHISLLFGKLENLLELPSINHFFVSPDAAAYRLQPGNLNYELTYGLTGVTDYMSALQSRLGVDSLSGVFDAFAAHEAVLAGRLLEYLATKPNVRVIGHPLADPSARVDTISFVVDGVASSELPKFLDGQHIAVRYGHFYAYRLIQSLGLDQEEGVVRVSMAHYNTLAEVDRLIAGLEAFGL; encoded by the coding sequence ATGACCACACTTCCCGTTCCCGTCTCCCCTACCGTTTCACCGCTGGAGCCGCACCTCGGCTTCATCCGTTCTCAGTTTCCGGCGCTCGACAGTCCTTGGGCTTTTTTCGACAATGCGGGCGGCTCACAGGTGCTGCGCGGCGTGGCCGAACGCGTCAGCGAGTACCTGACCGGCACCAGCGTGCAGCTTGGGGCCAGCTACGCCGTGTCGCAGGAAGCCAGCGCCCGCGTCGCGGCGGGTGTGCAGGCGGCGGCCCACTTTGTCAACGCCGCCGATCCGCGTGAGGTTGTTCTGGGCGGCAGTTCGACGCAGCTCGTCGCCAATCTGGCCTCCTCAATGGGCGAATTCCTGAAAGCCGGCGACGAGATCATCATCACCGACACCGACCACGAGGCGAACGTGGGAGCCTGGACACGGCTGGAATCGCGCGGCATCAAAACCAAAATCTGGAAGATCGATACCCAGACGCTGCAACTCGATCTGAACACGCTCGGTACCCTGATGACCGACCGCACCCGGCTGGTCTGCTTCACGCACGTCTCGAACGTGCTGGGCACCATCAATCCGGTGCCGGAAATTACCCGCTTCGTGCATCAGCGCGGCGCGAAAGTGTTCGTGGACGGCGTGGCTTACGCGCCGCACCGAATGGTCGACGTTCAGGCCTGGGACGTGGACTATTACCTGTTCAGCTGGTACAAGGTCTACGGCCCGCACATCTCGCTGCTGTTCGGCAAGTTGGAGAACCTCCTCGAACTGCCCAGCATTAACCACTTCTTCGTCTCGCCGGACGCGGCGGCGTACCGACTTCAGCCGGGCAACCTCAACTATGAGCTGACCTACGGCCTGACGGGCGTGACCGATTACATGAGCGCCCTTCAGTCGCGGCTCGGGGTGGACAGTCTCAGCGGCGTGTTCGACGCCTTTGCCGCGCACGAAGCGGTGCTGGCCGGGCGACTGCTCGAATACCTTGCCACCAAACCCAATGTGCGGGTCATCGGGCATCCGCTGGCAGATCCTTCGGCGCGGGTGGACACCATCAGTTTCGTGGTGGATGGTGTGGCCTCGTCGGAGCTTCCCAAATTTCTGGACGGGCAGCACATCGCAGTGCGCTACGGACATTTTTATGCTTACCGCCTGATTCAGAGCTTGGGCCTCGATCAGGAGGAGGGCGTGGTGCGTGTCTCGATGGCCCACTACAACACCCTAGCCGAAGTCGACCGCTTGATCGCTGGTCTGGAAGCGTTTGGCCTGTGA
- the hydA gene encoding dihydropyrimidinase — MSLIISGGTVVTADGRFQADVRVDGGKITALGLDLAQSGDEITDASGKHVLPGGIDVHTHLSMPSMGTVTCDDYYTGQVAAAMGGTTTHLDFCIQSKGSSLRAALDTWHGRAKGQAVIDYGFHVAVTDPLPEVLDEIAGLPDQGVTSIKLFLAYKDTLQVDDTAMFRCLERARDAGVLTLVHAENGDAIEILMAEAIARGETAPKYHALTRPPELEAEATGRAIALAEVLGAPLYIVHLSCRPALARVREAQARGARVTAETCTQYFFFTKDDLDRPGFEGAKWVCSPPLREKEDQAALWAAVGDGTLSVISTDHCPFRFDTQKTLGKDNFTLIPNGVPGIEERLVVLHQAGVRGGHFSLERFVALTATNPARSFGLGGVKGAIAPGYDADLALWDLERPHTITAKTNHGAVDYSLYEGMEVRGMPVTVFVRGQTVINQGRLITERGSGQFLHRQRI; from the coding sequence ATGAGCTTGATCATCAGCGGCGGTACGGTCGTCACGGCAGATGGCCGTTTTCAAGCTGACGTGCGGGTGGACGGCGGCAAGATCACGGCGCTGGGGCTAGATTTGGCGCAATCCGGCGACGAGATCACCGACGCCAGCGGCAAACACGTCTTGCCGGGCGGCATCGACGTTCACACCCACCTGTCAATGCCTTCGATGGGCACTGTGACCTGTGATGATTACTACACCGGCCAGGTCGCGGCGGCGATGGGTGGCACCACCACGCACCTCGACTTCTGCATTCAGTCCAAAGGAAGCAGCCTGAGAGCGGCGCTGGACACCTGGCACGGCAGGGCAAAGGGGCAAGCCGTCATCGACTACGGCTTTCACGTCGCCGTGACCGATCCGCTGCCGGAGGTGCTGGACGAGATTGCTGGTCTGCCGGATCAGGGCGTCACGTCCATCAAGCTGTTTCTGGCGTACAAGGACACCCTGCAAGTCGATGACACGGCGATGTTCCGCTGCTTGGAGCGTGCCCGCGACGCCGGCGTGCTGACGCTGGTGCATGCCGAGAACGGCGACGCCATCGAGATTCTCATGGCCGAGGCCATCGCCCGTGGCGAGACGGCTCCCAAGTATCACGCCCTAACCCGTCCTCCAGAGCTGGAGGCCGAGGCTACCGGACGGGCGATTGCGCTGGCTGAGGTGTTGGGCGCACCGCTCTACATCGTCCACCTGAGCTGCCGCCCGGCGTTGGCGAGGGTGCGTGAGGCCCAAGCGCGGGGGGCACGCGTCACAGCCGAGACCTGCACCCAGTATTTCTTTTTTACCAAAGACGACTTAGACCGTCCCGGCTTCGAGGGAGCCAAGTGGGTGTGCAGTCCACCGCTCCGTGAGAAGGAAGATCAGGCCGCACTGTGGGCGGCGGTGGGTGACGGCACGCTCAGTGTCATCAGCACCGATCACTGTCCGTTCCGTTTCGATACCCAAAAGACTCTAGGCAAGGACAATTTCACCCTGATTCCCAACGGCGTGCCCGGTATCGAGGAGCGCTTAGTGGTGCTGCACCAAGCGGGCGTGCGCGGCGGTCATTTCAGTTTGGAGCGCTTCGTGGCCCTGACCGCTACCAATCCTGCCCGCAGCTTCGGCCTCGGCGGCGTGAAGGGGGCTATTGCGCCGGGCTATGACGCCGATTTGGCGCTGTGGGATCTGGAGCGCCCGCACACGATTACAGCCAAGACCAACCACGGTGCCGTCGATTACAGCTTGTACGAGGGGATGGAAGTCCGGGGTATGCCGGTGACAGTGTTTGTCCGGGGACAGACAGTGATCAATCAAGGACGACTGATAACCGAGCGAGGGAGTGGACAGTTCCTGCACCGGCAACGCATCTGA
- a CDS encoding transposase family protein produces the protein MSLHQTLDRSICGATIFGSMHDLTLFRDSKTRIHSETTVIGDAMYLGIWQDHSYSTTPHKASKTLSSTPEERQNNRILASTRQSVEHVIRRLKIFRVLKKTYRHRRRRFSLRVHLITALCNLTRLRQN, from the coding sequence CTGAGCCTCCACCAAACCCTTGACAGATCAATCTGCGGCGCTACGATCTTTGGTTCTATGCACGATCTAACCCTTTTTCGGGACTCGAAGACCCGTATTCACAGCGAGACCACTGTGATCGGGGATGCTATGTATCTGGGCATCTGGCAAGACCACAGTTATTCCACCACACCGCATAAGGCGTCAAAGACTTTGTCTTCGACGCCAGAAGAGCGTCAGAACAACCGTATTCTGGCCTCAACCCGTCAATCCGTGGAACATGTCATCCGACGTTTGAAAATTTTCAGGGTGTTGAAAAAGACATACAGACATCGCAGACGACGCTTCTCACTCCGCGTTCATTTGATTACAGCCCTCTGCAATCTCACGCGGCTACGCCAAAACTGA
- a CDS encoding IS3 family transposase, protein MGRAQTRTEVFEWIEVFYNRQRRHSALGYRSPAAFEEQAPIPN, encoded by the coding sequence GTGGGCCGTGCCCAGACACGAACGGAGGTCTTCGAGTGGATTGAGGTGTTCTACAACCGCCAGCGTCGTCACTCCGCGTTGGGCTACCGGTCCCCGGCGGCCTTTGAGGAGCAAGCCCCCATCCCGAACTGA
- a CDS encoding S9 family peptidase gives MQERISLEALAALPTVAALNISHSGQQVAFYADWTGRFELCTLDLATRERRQVTDGQAPKAVRAGFVWSADDASLMFSRDHNGDERQALFDLNLASGEVKALQHAPQSMDYAVAAHPDGQRLLVNSTRGGQMNVHVYDLTKEGESAWTALTTLPNATQAAAWSPDGTRLTLSTNESEDLRNTDGYVMNADGSGLRRVLRMREGSQDSVGEWHPDGLRVAAGSDADGTHRVGLLTVETGEVQWLTSEGTEEEMGRFSPDGRWLSAVRNVDSTLTPVLYDTATGEARELKLPPGLALGTQFTQDGRMLFQFVTSTTRLEVLLYNLADDTSEVLLPAEYGEVDPADFVPGEYVKYPAADGLMVPAILYRPRNLETGKAYPALIHAHGGPTAQFFRGFDAQAQFLADRGYLVLCPNVRGSTGYGVTWRDANLLDWGGRDLADVAAGAAYLKSLPEVDGTRLGIFGGSYGGYLSYMAVVKYPDLFKVGVPIVGITDLFQLYADNSRVMPQLGYYFRTIMGDPVENAELWRDRSAITHAADLKAHLLMMHGTNDPRCPINQARGFRDVLLANGREEGQDFEYVEFGDEGHGAGDIAGKTRSYRLMSDYLARRL, from the coding sequence ATGCAAGAACGCATTTCTCTGGAAGCCCTGGCGGCCCTGCCCACGGTGGCGGCGCTCAACATCTCTCACAGCGGCCAGCAGGTGGCCTTCTACGCCGATTGGACAGGCCGTTTCGAGCTGTGTACGCTCGATCTCGCCACCCGTGAGCGCCGTCAGGTCACCGACGGTCAGGCCCCCAAGGCGGTTCGGGCGGGCTTCGTGTGGTCGGCGGACGATGCCAGCCTGATGTTCAGCCGGGATCACAACGGCGACGAGCGGCAGGCGCTGTTTGATCTGAATCTGGCGTCCGGTGAAGTGAAGGCCCTCCAGCACGCGCCGCAGAGCATGGATTACGCAGTAGCCGCCCACCCGGATGGCCAGAGACTGCTGGTCAACAGCACGCGCGGCGGGCAGATGAACGTGCATGTTTACGACTTGACGAAGGAGGGTGAATCGGCTTGGACAGCGCTGACCACGCTCCCGAACGCCACTCAGGCCGCCGCTTGGAGTCCCGATGGCACGCGCCTGACGCTGAGCACCAATGAGAGCGAAGATCTCCGCAACACCGACGGCTACGTCATGAATGCCGACGGCTCTGGTTTGCGGCGCGTCCTGCGGATGCGCGAGGGCAGTCAGGACAGCGTGGGCGAGTGGCACCCAGACGGCCTGCGCGTGGCCGCCGGCAGTGACGCGGACGGAACCCACCGGGTGGGCCTGCTGACCGTGGAGACAGGTGAAGTGCAGTGGCTGACTTCTGAAGGCACCGAGGAAGAGATGGGGCGCTTCTCGCCGGATGGTCGCTGGCTCAGCGCCGTCCGCAACGTGGACAGCACCCTGACGCCGGTGCTCTACGACACGGCGACGGGCGAGGCGCGTGAACTGAAGTTGCCGCCCGGCCTGGCGCTGGGAACGCAATTTACCCAGGACGGCAGGATGCTGTTTCAGTTCGTCACCTCCACGACCCGGCTGGAAGTGCTGCTGTACAACCTTGCCGACGACACCTCCGAGGTGCTTCTGCCTGCCGAATACGGCGAGGTTGATCCCGCCGACTTCGTGCCGGGCGAGTATGTCAAGTATCCGGCAGCGGACGGACTGATGGTGCCTGCCATTCTCTACAGGCCGCGTAATCTGGAGACAGGCAAAGCCTACCCCGCCCTGATCCACGCGCACGGCGGGCCCACCGCGCAGTTCTTCCGGGGATTTGACGCGCAGGCGCAGTTTCTGGCAGACCGGGGCTACCTGGTGCTGTGTCCCAATGTGCGCGGCAGTACGGGCTACGGCGTGACCTGGCGCGACGCCAACCTGCTGGACTGGGGCGGGCGCGATCTGGCCGACGTCGCCGCCGGGGCCGCGTACCTCAAGTCCCTGCCGGAAGTGGACGGCACGCGACTGGGCATCTTCGGCGGGAGTTACGGCGGCTACCTCAGCTATATGGCGGTGGTGAAGTACCCAGACCTCTTCAAGGTGGGCGTGCCCATCGTGGGCATCACCGATCTGTTCCAACTGTACGCGGACAACAGCCGGGTGATGCCGCAACTGGGCTACTACTTCCGCACCATCATGGGCGACCCGGTGGAGAACGCTGAGCTGTGGCGTGACCGCAGCGCCATCACCCACGCCGCTGACCTGAAGGCGCACCTGCTGATGATGCACGGCACCAACGACCCACGCTGCCCTATCAATCAGGCCAGGGGGTTTCGTGACGTGCTGCTGGCGAACGGACGCGAGGAGGGGCAGGATTTCGAGTATGTCGAGTTCGGTGACGAGGGCCACGGCGCGGGCGACATTGCCGGAAAGACCCGCAGCTACCGCTTGATGTCTGACTACCTTGCCCGCCGGTTGTGA
- a CDS encoding tetratricopeptide repeat-containing diguanylate cyclase: MEQPLDTADLVRATLYLGYGLMNQGNFNAAEPELRRALHLYVELADHQGQRDSLNVLGIVKARRGRPVEALKLFLQVRHLSVTLENVEGEANALLNIGATYSTMSDHPNALHYHFMALALSRQHALLSVERRALNNLSVSYNEMGGYDDALEAAVACLKVVQAEDDPMLDAMALRNAGCAHFGLKQFPEAQTMYLKTYVLVEQVGDQAEISSLGLLLGRVAQQQGHREKARHLFERSLKLCQKIGDEQGQTKSLLRLGELLGESGEVEDALGVFHLARALAEQGQLRDKLCEIDLALSRLYRQAGRYQEALTHIEQHLQLNGELFNAASDQRLQSLRVQFDLEQAEQERQAVQHLNAKLEETNRDLRTAQAQTAKLLKRLEQHANEDALTELPNRRAFDLALSGLLPDQQLGIVVCDIDHFKAVNDRFSHLIGDEVLRQVGALLKSQLRRRDLLARYGGEEFVLLMTDANSSIALSVCERLRRTIEEYDWPTVCPELSLTISLGAAVARLEPTTLSAQDVIQAADDALYAAKNAGRNRVEVRQIAPSAR, encoded by the coding sequence TTGGAACAGCCACTGGACACCGCTGACTTGGTTCGTGCCACCCTTTATCTCGGGTATGGACTGATGAATCAGGGGAATTTCAATGCGGCGGAGCCGGAACTGCGGCGGGCGCTGCACCTCTACGTGGAACTGGCGGATCACCAGGGCCAGCGCGACAGTCTAAACGTATTGGGCATCGTGAAGGCCCGTCGGGGCCGTCCAGTCGAAGCTCTGAAACTCTTCTTGCAGGTCAGGCACCTGAGCGTGACCTTGGAAAATGTCGAAGGCGAGGCCAACGCGCTCCTCAATATCGGGGCAACCTACAGCACTATGAGCGATCATCCCAATGCACTGCACTACCACTTCATGGCTCTGGCCCTCAGCCGGCAACACGCTCTGCTTTCCGTGGAACGGCGCGCCCTTAATAATCTCAGTGTGTCCTATAACGAGATGGGGGGGTATGACGACGCGCTGGAAGCCGCCGTCGCTTGCCTGAAGGTGGTGCAGGCTGAAGACGATCCCATGCTGGACGCTATGGCGCTCCGGAATGCTGGGTGTGCTCATTTTGGACTTAAGCAGTTCCCAGAAGCTCAAACCATGTATCTGAAAACCTACGTGCTGGTGGAGCAAGTCGGAGACCAAGCCGAGATTTCCAGTCTCGGTCTTCTCTTGGGGCGGGTGGCGCAGCAGCAAGGGCACCGGGAAAAAGCGCGGCACCTCTTTGAGCGGAGCCTGAAACTTTGCCAGAAGATTGGAGATGAGCAGGGCCAGACCAAGAGCCTGCTGCGCTTGGGCGAACTGCTGGGCGAGTCCGGCGAGGTGGAGGACGCTCTGGGCGTCTTCCACCTCGCACGAGCTTTGGCCGAGCAAGGTCAGCTCCGCGATAAGCTGTGCGAAATTGATCTGGCTCTCTCTAGGCTCTACCGGCAGGCAGGGCGCTACCAAGAGGCGCTAACTCACATCGAACAGCATCTCCAGCTCAATGGAGAACTGTTTAATGCCGCTTCCGATCAGCGGCTCCAGAGTTTGAGAGTACAGTTCGATCTGGAGCAGGCTGAGCAGGAACGCCAGGCAGTTCAGCACCTGAACGCCAAATTGGAAGAAACCAACCGTGACCTGCGGACGGCCCAAGCCCAGACCGCCAAATTACTCAAGCGGCTTGAGCAGCACGCCAATGAAGACGCGCTGACTGAGCTGCCCAACCGCCGGGCCTTCGATTTAGCCCTGAGCGGATTGTTACCGGATCAGCAGCTCGGCATTGTGGTGTGCGACATCGATCATTTCAAGGCGGTGAATGACCGCTTCTCCCACTTGATTGGTGACGAGGTGCTGCGTCAGGTGGGTGCGTTGCTCAAGAGCCAGTTGCGCCGGCGCGATCTGCTCGCCCGGTACGGCGGTGAAGAGTTCGTGCTGCTGATGACAGATGCCAATTCCTCAATAGCTCTGAGTGTCTGTGAGCGCTTGAGGCGAACGATTGAGGAGTACGACTGGCCCACAGTATGTCCTGAACTCAGCCTGACCATCAGTCTAGGAGCTGCTGTCGCCCGGCTGGAACCGACTACCCTTTCTGCACAGGACGTGATCCAGGCCGCTGATGACGCTCTCTACGCGGCCAAGAACGCGGGTCGTAACCGGGTGGAAGTCAGGCAGATCGCACCGTCAGCCCGCTGA
- a CDS encoding serine hydrolase domain-containing protein codes for MPLLDTVRNLAPYLQSWLEYQRDLARVPGVQVAVRVGGELAASFALGVANEATGQSLTPQHLFRIASHSKTFTATAIFQLAETGTLRLDDLAGRWLPELAGSPAAELTVRALLGHQSGINRDGADSDYWQQLHDFPDRDALVALCRADAVFAQNQFFKYSNMGYSLLGLIIEAASGQTYEDYVAAHITGPLALTNLGPELPREREPELAAGHSGRLAGNDARRALPSTDTRAMAAATGFYGTAEDVTAYFAAHALGRGELLTDASKRLMQRKESEIKRPAERWYGLGLFVEKIGGRTVVGHSGGFPGHITQSWLDPESGLAVSVLTNCLGGPATEWATNLIKLIDLAVNAPQKKIADAPGFDLDTYTGRFATDWGVFDLVNLGGRLVSLTPQGDSAMSATELTVVDADTLMPEPEAGFSAVGEPFEFQRKAAGDIGWVRQGGGRAWPVTAYRQRVGLAPLP; via the coding sequence ATGCCTCTACTCGACACCGTCCGCAACCTGGCTCCCTACCTCCAGTCCTGGTTGGAGTACCAGCGCGATCTGGCGCGGGTGCCGGGCGTACAGGTGGCGGTGCGGGTGGGGGGTGAGCTGGCGGCGTCGTTTGCGCTGGGCGTGGCGAACGAGGCCACCGGACAGAGTCTCACTCCGCAGCACCTCTTCCGGATCGCCTCACACTCCAAAACCTTCACGGCCACGGCTATTTTCCAGCTGGCCGAAACCGGAACGCTGCGCTTGGACGATCTGGCGGGCCGCTGGCTGCCAGAACTGGCAGGGTCGCCGGCAGCGGAACTGACAGTGCGGGCACTTCTCGGACATCAGTCTGGCATCAACCGCGATGGGGCCGACAGCGACTACTGGCAGCAGCTCCACGATTTTCCTGACCGCGACGCTCTGGTGGCCCTGTGCCGGGCAGACGCCGTGTTCGCGCAGAATCAGTTCTTCAAGTACTCGAACATGGGCTACTCCCTGCTGGGCCTGATTATCGAGGCGGCCAGCGGCCAGACGTATGAGGACTACGTGGCCGCACACATCACTGGGCCGCTCGCGCTGACCAACTTGGGGCCGGAACTGCCGCGAGAACGCGAACCCGAGCTGGCCGCCGGGCACAGCGGACGGTTGGCAGGCAACGACGCCCGGCGTGCACTGCCGTCCACAGACACGCGGGCGATGGCGGCGGCCACGGGTTTTTACGGCACGGCGGAGGATGTCACGGCCTATTTTGCCGCGCACGCGCTGGGACGCGGCGAACTGCTCACGGACGCGTCCAAACGTTTGATGCAGCGCAAAGAATCCGAGATCAAGCGCCCTGCTGAGCGCTGGTACGGGCTGGGCCTCTTCGTCGAGAAGATCGGGGGCCGCACGGTCGTGGGCCATTCGGGCGGCTTTCCTGGGCACATTACGCAGTCGTGGCTCGACCCGGAATCGGGCTTGGCCGTGTCTGTCCTCACGAACTGTCTGGGCGGCCCTGCAACCGAGTGGGCAACGAATCTCATCAAGCTGATCGATCTGGCGGTGAACGCGCCCCAGAAAAAGATTGCCGACGCGCCGGGCTTTGATCTGGACACGTACACTGGCCGGTTTGCCACCGACTGGGGCGTATTCGATTTGGTCAATCTGGGAGGCCGCTTGGTGTCGTTGACGCCGCAGGGCGACTCTGCCATGAGTGCCACAGAACTGACCGTGGTGGACGCCGATACGCTGATGCCCGAACCGGAAGCCGGCTTCAGTGCAGTCGGTGAGCCGTTTGAGTTCCAGCGCAAGGCGGCAGGCGACATCGGGTGGGTGCGTCAGGGTGGTGGGCGGGCTTGGCCCGTTACGGCATACCGGCAGCGGGTGGGCCTCGCTCCGTTGCCCTGA
- a CDS encoding GGDEF domain-containing protein — translation MSSPDVARSLAEAHPLGSGAHVLQAYLAWRAGNHNGALEALAPAAAQWPPETPTIWHARAVGIQGDVLMELGQGRQALACFEQQLQWGRALGDAEMQGLAHNDIGVLLIWDDPDGARQRYQMAYDVFQGAGTAHRAGLGLAAFNLSVAYHELGDTVRSDALLSHALDLLQPTQAWPYWVGTVAQRALRLAEAGQIGEARQLFVEAEVSQPQLPLDSLLTLQFFRAKLEAQHGAAHTALTLLDTLQAWVATRQDMLDDFLDVRAQALYRSGQPHKAYLAMREVLEAVRRRHDEERTTQLKALEVLGRLEQAQHVAAALRTQAATLEILRREASALSLTDDLTGVGNRRAFEQWIDLRRQEGLPVVMAFIDLDHFKAVNDRHGHAAGDRVLQNVVQLLRQFTRPGDLLARLGGDEFVIIRADSRCQTLAEDMERLRAECERQFRQPSTLGEPVTLSIGVIQATSTLTEDLRRADEGMYQAKRAGGNRVRVLG, via the coding sequence ATGAGTTCGCCTGACGTAGCCCGGAGCCTGGCCGAGGCCCATCCGCTTGGATCCGGGGCCCACGTGCTTCAGGCGTACTTGGCCTGGCGTGCCGGAAACCACAACGGAGCGCTGGAGGCGCTGGCGCCGGCCGCAGCGCAGTGGCCCCCGGAGACGCCCACCATCTGGCACGCCAGAGCCGTGGGCATTCAGGGCGACGTGCTGATGGAGCTGGGGCAAGGACGCCAAGCGCTGGCCTGTTTCGAGCAGCAGCTTCAGTGGGGGAGGGCGCTGGGTGACGCCGAGATGCAGGGACTGGCCCACAACGACATCGGGGTGTTGCTGATCTGGGATGATCCGGACGGTGCGCGGCAGCGCTACCAGATGGCCTACGACGTGTTTCAGGGCGCGGGAACCGCCCACCGCGCAGGGCTGGGACTGGCGGCCTTCAATCTCAGCGTGGCTTACCACGAGCTGGGAGACACCGTCAGAAGTGACGCCCTGCTCTCACACGCTCTGGACTTGTTGCAGCCAACGCAGGCTTGGCCGTACTGGGTGGGAACCGTTGCCCAACGGGCCTTGCGGCTGGCCGAGGCGGGGCAAATCGGGGAGGCCCGGCAGCTTTTTGTGGAGGCTGAGGTGTCTCAGCCGCAGTTGCCGTTGGACAGCTTGCTCACACTCCAGTTCTTCCGCGCCAAGCTGGAAGCTCAGCACGGCGCTGCCCATACAGCCCTGACCTTGCTGGACACTTTGCAGGCTTGGGTCGCCACCCGCCAGGACATGCTCGACGATTTTCTGGATGTTCGGGCGCAGGCCCTCTACCGCAGCGGGCAGCCGCACAAAGCGTATCTGGCCATGCGCGAGGTGCTGGAGGCCGTTCGCCGCCGCCACGACGAGGAGCGCACCACCCAGCTCAAAGCTTTGGAAGTGCTGGGCCGCCTTGAGCAAGCCCAACACGTCGCCGCCGCGCTACGGACGCAGGCCGCCACGCTCGAAATACTCAGGCGCGAGGCCAGCGCACTCAGCTTGACCGATGATCTGACCGGAGTAGGCAACCGCCGGGCCTTCGAGCAGTGGATTGACCTGCGCCGCCAGGAGGGGCTGCCGGTGGTGATGGCTTTCATTGATCTGGATCATTTCAAGGCCGTCAATGACCGCCACGGACACGCGGCTGGCGACCGGGTCTTGCAGAACGTCGTGCAGCTGCTGCGCCAGTTCACCCGGCCCGGAGACCTGCTGGCCCGGCTGGGCGGGGACGAGTTTGTCATCATCCGCGCCGACAGCAGATGCCAGACGCTGGCGGAGGATATGGAGCGTCTGCGGGCCGAGTGCGAACGTCAGTTCCGGCAGCCGTCTACGCTGGGAGAGCCGGTCACGCTCAGCATCGGGGTCATTCAGGCCACGAGCACCCTAACCGAGGATCTGCGCCGGGCGGATGAGGGCATGTATCAGGCCAAGCGGGCGGGCGGCAACCGGGTGCGCGTGCTCGGGTGA